The DNA segment TAATTAAAAAAGTGGGGATGGGCATCGCCTCACTCAAAAACGGTCAATCATCTCTGAAGGTGAAAGACAAGAAGCCTACACCATAATCTTTGATTCGCTGTAGGAGTATGTCACTTATATAATCTATGAATGTAGTAATTACGGGCATGAGTATGCGTACCTGTTTGGGTAATCTAGCTACTAGTTGGTCAAGATTATTAGATCATCAATCGGGAATAGCGCTCGCTCAACCTTTTGTACAGTTACCTCCCTACCCTTTGGGATTAATAGGAGAAAACCCAGCTAATCTGGTAAAGTTGACTAGAGAATTAGTCACAGAGGCGATCGCTGATGCAGGTTTAAGATTACCATTGTCCGATTGTGGAGTAGTCATCGGCTCAAGTCGCGGTGGACAAGCAGAATGGGAAGCTTATTTAGAGGGAAAAACCCTGGATTGGTGGTCGAGTTTACCCCAGATAGCTAGTGTTACTGTAGCAAAACAAATTCAAACTACAGGACCTGTGTTAGCGCCCATGGCTGCTTGTAGTACTGGGGTTTGGGCGATCGCCCAAGGTTGGGAATTGATTCAACGAGGACATTGTCAGCGAGTAATTGCAGGAGCAATAGAAACACCAATTACCCTGATGAGTTTAATAGGTTTTGCCCAAATGAACGCTCTAGCGACAACAGGATGTTACCCTTTTTCCGTAGAAAGAGAGGGATTAGTCTTAGGAGAAGGAGGAGCAGTTTTTATCTTAGAAAGTGCGGATTTAGCTAGAAGTCGTGGTGCGAAAATCTACGGTCAAGTTTTAGGTTATGGTTTAAATTGTGACGCTTATCATGTTAGCGCACCCGAACCTACGGGAATTAAGGCGATCGCCTGTATTAAACAATGTCTCCAACAGAGTAATTTATCACCCCTAGATATTGATTATATCCATGCTCATGGTACGGGAACAAGGTTAAACGACGCAAGAGAAGCAGAGATTATTAAATCTCTTTTTGGTGATAAGATAGCTGTTAGCTCAACCAAAGGAGCAACAGGTCATACTCTAGGAGCCTCTGCTACTCTAGGTATCGCTTTCTCTGTGATGGCGATGCAAGAGCAGCAACTTCCCCCCTGTGTAGGTTTACAACAACAGGATTTTGCTTTAAACTTAGTTACCAGAACTAAACAGAGTGTCATTAACAACGTACTTTGTTTTAGTTTTGGTTTTGGTGGACAAAATGGGGCGATCGCCTTATCGTTATGCAATTAAAAAACTGGCTATTTTTAACCTTCTTAATTTCCCCGTTGGTAATCGCTATAGCACCCTTACCAGCACAAGAGATACAACAATTTGGTCAAGATGCTCCTAGAGCTAGAGATGGGGCTAAAGGCTCTGATGGTCAAGATAGCTCTAATACAGCGGTCTTTTTAGATGGCTCTCCTACCAATATTAATTTAACTGGTGGCGATGGTCAAAGGGGTGGAGATGGTCAAGAAGGTGCAGACGCTATTTGTGACCTACAACCAAGAGACGTAAGTACTAATTTAGTGGGTGCAACCGGTGGAGATGGTGGAGATGGTGGAGATGGTGGTAACGGTGGTGACGGTGGTAATATAACAGTATATACTAGCAATCCCGCTCACCTACAACAACTTTTGATTCTTGCTCCAGGAGGAAGAGGAGGAGAACCAGGAGAAGGGGGAATAGGTGGTCAGGGTTGTCAATGTGAGCAACCTTTTTGGACTGTATCAAGTTGTACGGGAAGACCTGGACAAGCGGGGTTTAACTGTACTAGTGTAGAATTTAGTTGTCAAGATGGTAAAACGGGAAGACAAGGAAGAAGGGGTAACTCTGGACGAGATGGACGAGCTGGTAGTTTAACTTTAATTAATTTAGATCGTCCTGTCAATGAAGATCGAGCAGCAGCTACGGTATCTTTTACAGAACTCAAAGATAGGGGTTTTACCCTTTCTCGTAATCGTTGGGAAACTCGGACAGGTGCTGCTGAATTATTAGCACCAGGTTCAATTGTTGCTGAGCAATATATTGAGTTAGTAGAAAGAATCGAAAAGTCAGTTTTATTAGTTTGGAATGCTCCCCAATCTTTTACTCCTTTTGCTGAGCAATTGGCGACTCTTGAGTTATTAGATAATCAAGAAGTGGAAATTATCTTACCTAATGATGTTTGGTTAGAATATGCTATTAGTGAGGATAATAATTTGACTGAGTTAGTGGTTATTAACGCTATTTTACGACCACAAGTATTGCAACTAGAATCAGCGGGAATTTCTGGTAATGGAGAGAATCTTATTTTAACCGTTGTTGATAGCTCTGAACTTTCTAACCTGGTTGATACTGAGTTTGCGATTATCTATAGAACTATCTTAGGAGATCCCAATAACAATCGCAGAAATCGTAATTCTCGCACTAGGTTTGAAGGAGATATCCCCCCAGAATTAATTACTTATCAAAATAATCAGTTTATCATTAATGTGGGAGAGTTACCTATAGATCCTAGTTTTTTAACTCCCGGTACTACTGTAGAAATTAGTTTAATCATCACCCGATTTTTTCAAGATAATTTTGCTGTGCAAGAGTTGAGAGTTACTGAGACTATTCAACGTTAATCTACAATTGCTCAACCAGCTAATTTATTGCTGATATAGCGATTTAAGCTAATATTTTCCTCTGCTGCAGCTATAGCTAGTTTACGATGAATTTCAGGAGAAATCCTCACTTGAAATTTACCACTGTAAGTTCTTTCTGTAAGAGGATATGGAACTTTCTCGCCATTAGCTTCTAAATCACTTACTATATCTTTAACCAAATCTGTTATTCCTTCTAAAGCACTTTGACGATTTTCATGTAAATAAGATAGACTAGGAAACTCAACACATAATCCTACAAACTCTTCGTCTTCACTAGACCAAATAACTTTATAACTGTAGTGATTGTAGTCAACCATTTTCTATTTCCTCAATTTTGTCAATAGCAGCTAAAACCTGCTTAACTTGATAAACTTTAGCTTTACCATTCTTTTCTTGAATGTTTACACGGGGATTCCCTTCCCAAAGCGTTTTATAAACAAGATGACTAGTAGCTTTTTGTCTTGGTTCTCCAAAATAATGATTACAAATTTTTACTAAATCAGTAAAATCAACATTTTTAGGATTATTCCTCAACTGGGCTACGAGTTTTTAAATTTGAGTCACCAATTTTACCTCAACTTTATTATAGTATCAATATTGATACTATGTCAAGATTTTAGCTAAGAATCCTAGGATATAATTCAGATTATCTGTGGAACTGACGTTAATTATGGCAAAACAAGAACCTGAACTATCTAATAACCTTAAACAAATACGACTACGTTTAGGGATGAGTCAACAGGATTTAGCCAATCTGGTAGGAGTTTCTCGACAAACTATTGGGGGGATTGAGTCTCAGCAATATGCACCCTCCACTAGTGTAGCCATACGTTTAGCCAAAGCTTTAGGGTGTCAGGTAGAAGATTTATTCTGGATTGACCAAGATATAACCGAAATCACCGCTATTCCCACAGAATCTACTCCAAAAGGCAAAAATTTACGGTTGAGT comes from the Gloeocapsa sp. DLM2.Bin57 genome and includes:
- a CDS encoding beta-ketoacyl-ACP synthase, with product MNVVITGMSMRTCLGNLATSWSRLLDHQSGIALAQPFVQLPPYPLGLIGENPANLVKLTRELVTEAIADAGLRLPLSDCGVVIGSSRGGQAEWEAYLEGKTLDWWSSLPQIASVTVAKQIQTTGPVLAPMAACSTGVWAIAQGWELIQRGHCQRVIAGAIETPITLMSLIGFAQMNALATTGCYPFSVEREGLVLGEGGAVFILESADLARSRGAKIYGQVLGYGLNCDAYHVSAPEPTGIKAIACIKQCLQQSNLSPLDIDYIHAHGTGTRLNDAREAEIIKSLFGDKIAVSSTKGATGHTLGASATLGIAFSVMAMQEQQLPPCVGLQQQDFALNLVTRTKQSVINNVLCFSFGFGGQNGAIALSLCN
- a CDS encoding collagen-like protein, yielding MILAPGGRGGEPGEGGIGGQGCQCEQPFWTVSSCTGRPGQAGFNCTSVEFSCQDGKTGRQGRRGNSGRDGRAGSLTLINLDRPVNEDRAAATVSFTELKDRGFTLSRNRWETRTGAAELLAPGSIVAEQYIELVERIEKSVLLVWNAPQSFTPFAEQLATLELLDNQEVEIILPNDVWLEYAISEDNNLTELVVINAILRPQVLQLESAGISGNGENLILTVVDSSELSNLVDTEFAIIYRTILGDPNNNRRNRNSRTRFEGDIPPELITYQNNQFIINVGELPIDPSFLTPGTTVEISLIITRFFQDNFAVQELRVTETIQR
- a CDS encoding type II toxin-antitoxin system HicB family antitoxin; this encodes MVDYNHYSYKVIWSSEDEEFVGLCVEFPSLSYLHENRQSALEGITDLVKDIVSDLEANGEKVPYPLTERTYSGKFQVRISPEIHRKLAIAAAEENISLNRYISNKLAG